TAGAAAATGATGTCTTTAGCAATCAGTTGTGACATTCCAAATAACAAAAATCCAGTGGGTATGATCAGAGGACGGTGACTTTTGAGTTTAAATAATTGGGCTGTACCTAAAGTTAAAGCATAGTAATAAATGGCAGTTTTGAAGTATGTGCTGATAATCCATGTTGTAGCCATAAGCGCCTCGATACGTTGCAGAGAATTTGCAATATTAATTTTTTGAGCAAGAATGTATGCGGCATAAAATTGATGTTCAGAAGCGTAAACACCAAGAACGGTAAGTGAAAAAAATAAGATGAGGTTAAGTCCCAGAGCTCCGATGATCAGGGCTATGAAAATATCCCGGCTTGTTTTGCTATTCTTCTGAGCATAAGGATATATCATAAGAAACACGCACAATTCGCCAAAAGGATAAAAAACACCATACATCAAAGTATGGAGCATATCCGGCACTGGTGTGTTCATGATTGGGTATAAACGCTCCATTCTGACATTGGGCGTCAGCAGAAGCAGAAGACCGATCAAAAAAACTGCAAATAAAGGGAAAAAAGCTGAGCTGCCCGCCCCAATGTTTCCAGACCAAGTCTTACGCCATATACCAGTAGGAAAATAGCCATGAAACGGATAACACCACCGGGTGTTTTCTCGTAAATCTGTGTACACATGAAATCTTCAATTTCTCTTATGTAAGTGGAAGCGGCAATCAGGAAGAACACTAGATAGAACAAGGCTACAGCAGTTCCAACCCACTTTCCTAAAATTTGTAGGCTAAGCTCGATAATATTCTTGTTGGGTTCAATATCTGCTAAGTAAATCAACAGTTTTATGCTCGCAAGACCCAAGGGAATACTAATCAAAGCAGCGATCCATGCATCTTGTTTCGCTCCTGCTACCATTAATGCCGGATACACAAGCGCCATATCCCCAATAAATGTGAATAGCCCGAGTATAATCATTTGATTGGTACTAATTCTATCTTTCTCCAAACTCATATACCCCCTCAAATTTATTGGACTAGTTTTAGTATGGTTGTAGATACCAGAATTATGCCAACCCGATTTTTATTCCGGAGGAATAATTATCATAATTAACATCAAACTATACTCATCTATCTATAGAGAAGTGGAGGCTGCATCATGAAGAGTTCGGAGACTGGCAGACTATCAAACCGATTGAAAACCAATATTGATCAGTTGTACGGATTGCTGGGCGAAAGTTCTGATGTAGTGATAAAAGAGTTACAGATAGAAGAAAATACTCATATTTCTTTGGTTTACATAGATGGTCTTGTGGATACTCAGGTTCTGCATAATTCAATTTTGTATTCTTTGCAGGAACATATTCCTTATGAACAGCTAGGGAAGCTTGAGCCCGAGCAGAAAATTGAGATCATTAAGAAACAAATATTAATAGCTGGTGATCTAACCGTCATCGTTGATTTCAGCCAATTTGTACACGAATTATTGTCCGGTAGTATAATGCTGCTGCTCGATGGGACATCCACCACTCTCCGGATCGGTTTACCTGGCTGGGAAGATCGTAATGTAGGGGAGCCTAGCTCACAAACGGTTGTTCGGGGACCCATGGAAGGATTCACTGAGAATTTGCGGACGAATACGGCACTGATTCGGCGGAAAATCAAAGATAGCCATTTATGGCTGGAAACCGTCCAGATCGGAAGGGTGACTCAAACCAGCGTATCTATTATGTATCTAAGCAACATCGCGAATAAGGATTTGGTGCAAGAAGTAAAACGCCGTCTGAATAAAATTGATACGGATAGTATCCTCGAGAGTGGATATATTGAAGAGTTTATTCAAGAGACGGCAGTGACACCTTTTCCTACCGTATACAACAGTGATCGTCCGGATACAATTGCAGCGGGTATCTTGGAAGGAAAAGTGGCTATTCTTGTCGATGGAACTCCTTTTGTGCTGCTGGTTCCCACATTTTTTGTAGCGTTTTTCCAGTCTGCCGAGGATTATTACCAAAGGGCTGATATTGGAACTTTGCTGAGATTAGTTCGTTTTATTTCATTTTTTATTACTTTGCTAGCTCCCTCATTATATGTTGCAATTACTACGTATCATCAGGAGATGATACCGACCAATCTTGTAATTAGTTTAGCTGCCCAGCGGGAGAGTGTTCCTTTTCCTGCTTTTGTCGAGGCGCTGATCATGGAAATGACATATGAGATTTTGCGGGAGGCTGGGGTTCGGATACCCAAAAACATTGGACAGGCGATATCCATTGTCGGAACGTTGGTGATTGGGCAAGCCGCAGTTGCAGCGGGTTTTATTTCTTCTGCAATGGTCATTATTGTATCGCTCACAGCGATTTCTAGTTTTGTTATTCCGGAGACAGGAATGTCTATAGCTGCCCGGATGATCCGTTTTGTGCTAATAGGTTTGGCCGGATTTATCGGATTATATGGGATTCTATTCGGTATTTTTATCATCGTGTTGCATTTATCGAGCTTGCGTTCTTTCGGAATGCCTTATATGAGTCCGCTTGGGCCTTATAATTCCAAAGACTTAAAGGATTCTATCTTTCGCTTTCCGTGGCCTTTACTAAAGACAAGACCCGTCGAAAACAAGACGCAGAACCTATTTCGTCAAAGTAGAACCAGTGATGAGGAATCAAAAAAATGAATAAAAAATTAGTTAGAGGCGTTCTCCAATTGATGATAGCTCTCCAATTTACGTTGGTGCTAAGTGGTTGTTGGGAAAGGAAGGAGCTGAATGAAGTAGCCTTTGTACTGGGGATAGGGATTGACAAGGCTGAAAAGGGTTATACAGTTTCGATGCAGGTCGTTATTCCGTCTGCGATTTCCTCACAATCGACTGGAGGAGGGGGAGGCACTGGAGTCCCTGTGGTTGTTTATAAATTCACGGTACCTACGTTTTATGATGCACAGCGTATGTTGAATCTGGATAGTTCCAGGACAAGTTATCTTGGTCATATCCGGGTGTTGGTTATTGGGGAGGAGCTTGCCCGCTCTGGAGTGGGCGAGATACTGGATGTATTTAAAAGAAGTCGGGAACCACGTATGGATTTCTACGTTTTGGTTGCCAGAGGTACTACTGCCAGTGATGTCTTGAATGTCCTTACACCTATGGATAAATTACCAGCGAACAAATTATTTAGTTCCCTAGATAATTCTTATAAAGATTCAGCAAAAACAGTCGCCGTCACACTAGATGATTTTATTGAAAATTTATTGTCTCAAGGTGAAAATCCTGTACTGACCGGAGTGGAAGTGATGGGAAATCCAAAAGATGGGGAAGAAAAAAGCAATGTAGAGCGAACGATGCCAAAGGCGAGATTGGAATACCATACTGTGGCTGTGTTCAGAAAAGACAAACTGATCGGTTGGCTAAACGAGGGTGAAACGATCGGTTACAATTATATCAACGATAAGGTAACCGCACATTCTGGCCCGATAGCAGGAGAAGACGGAAAGCCCATTGTTATCGAAGCGATCCAAGCTTCAACCAAGCGCAAAGTGAAAATTATTGATGGGGAGCCGCATATTTACCTTAATGTTAAGGCGCTTTGCAATATTGAAGAAGTGCATAGTACAGAGAATTTGGAATCGGAAAGCACCATAAGACGTTTGGAAAAGGAAACAGAGGAACGGATTGTAGAGCGGATGCAATACACTGTGGAGCAAGTAAATAATCGCTTCAACGTTGATATTATGGGATTTGGACAATCGATCTATCATGACAGCCCTAAAGCATGGGCCAAGCTACAGCACAAGAAGGGCGGAGATTACCTTAAATCCTTGCCCATCCATTATAGTGCCTCAGTAGTTATTAACCGCGTTGGTCTAACCGATAATTCTTTTCTTGAACAAATCAAGGAGTGAGAGAAATGGTATTACTGTTTTTTTTGGTGATTGCTATAGGTTGTATGGCACTTGATTTACCTAAGTTAATTCGAAAGCGCCGAGTACGTGATCTTAGCATATACTTTATAGTTTGGATTTTGGGTCTTGGCGCGACCTTCTGTTCGTTGTTGAAATTGAACATCCCCAGTCCGTTGTTTCTAATTATTTTTATCTATAAGCCAATAAATAATTTATTTGGAATATGGTTTCATTAACAACGACGGATTTACAAATTATCAAACCCCTTAGAATAAGCATTGGATAAAACTTCTGGTTTATCTGATGAATTCTAAGGGGTGTATTTTTTATGACGATTAAAAATAAATTCTCAATTGTTGTAAAAGTAGATTAAAATATTGATTGCTATATACAATTAAATACAATAAAGTTGTCATATAGAGGATAATTTTGTCGATTTTTCTGCAAAAATGTTCCAATTCATATTGAATCAGGCGATATTAGGGTCTATGAGGTTCGAATCCTCCTCCTGAAAAAGACATAAGAAAGTGGTGCACTTATGAGTATCAACAGATTTGAGAGCAAAGTAGTTATTATTACAGGTGCAGGTACCGGAATCGGAAAAGCTACAGCCTTAAGAGTAGCAAGAGAGGGCGGTACTGTAGTAGTTGCCAATCGATCAGATGCCGGCGCTAACACAGTTGAGGAAATTAAGGCTCTAGGTGGGGAAGCGATGTTTGTTCGGTCAGATGTTTCTCTCGAAGCAGACTGCAAAAATATCGTAGATCAAACATTAGCAGCTTATGGAAAAATTGATTGCCTATATAATAACTCAGCAATTACAGGAGACAATACGGATGTTATAGACTATGATCCGTTGTTGTTTCAAAAAGTGATTCAGACAAATCTCACTAGCCAATTCTACATGTTGCATTATACATTACCTCATATGAAATCTGGAGCTTCCGTTCTAAACTGCTCCTCTTTGCATGGTATTTTTATCGGGATGGCCAACGATGCAGCTTATTCAGCAAGTAAACATGCTATTGTGGGGATGACTAAATCGGTTGCCAAAGAAGTGGGTCACCGTAACATTAGAGTAAATGCTCTTTGCCCAGGACCTATCCCTACACCAACCATGAACAGATATGAAAAGCTGTTGTCTGATGATGTAGAGATGCTTCAATCTCTTATCGCATCTGGAACGGCTCTGGGTAGATACGGTACGCCTGAGGAAGTAGCTGCGTTTGCATGCTTCCTACTAAGTGATGAGGCTTCGTTTATTACAGGTACAGCACATGTGATTGACGGGGGCTATTCCGCAACAAAGTAATTCCGGATTGTTTACTTATATAACAACTAAAATATAGTATTAGAGGCTTTGCGGCGTATTCTGATTCCAAAAACCTGAAGGATGACTGGATTGGAATCGGAAGTCGCACGCAGAGCCTTTTTTAGTTGTCTAAAAAAACAGATTCTTCGTATGTTGGCAAATTGAATGGTTGCAAGAGACAGCAGATACACAAAAATGAATGAATTAAGGAAAATATGACCATGAATATGTTGGAATTTGTAGAAAATTGTATTTTAATATAAATAAAAAAAGAAATTTGTCGATAATAATATAGGTAATATGTATTAGTTAATATTCTAGAAAGGGTGTTGTTATAAAAACAATACAGGAAGTAGATGTCGTCGCCCTGAAAAAGCATGGGGCGGGTATTTTTTGTCTGTGAAGTTACATACATTTCATCTCTATTATTAAAAAAATAACGTTAAAACTTGGAGGAAAAATAATTATGCCATACACAATTAAGTACAACCAAAATGAGAACCATATCGATGTAGTATCTATCGATTTTTCAGCTGAAGATGTTCAAGGATACCTGAAAGATTTTGAAAATATCATGAAGCTTGTTAAACCTAAATTTACAGGAACAACTGATGTAACTGATTCTAAAAGTGTACTTACTCCTGAGGTTGCAGCTATGCTAGCCCCTACAGGTGCGATGGCGAGTGAAGCTGGTCAAGCAGGATGGGCCTATGTAACTAAAAACCCAATTTGGAAGATGCAATTGAAACGTATTTTTGGTAGAGATTTTGCAGATGCTTACGATACCTACGAAGAAGCTAGAACATACCTGAAAAGCTTGCAATAATCTAATATTACAGTTAGCAAAAAGTGCGGAGAATTTTCTCCGCACTTTTTTGCTTTATCTATATTTAAAATTGAAAATCTTCATCCTTTAGCGGCTCTACGTTAAGCGCCCGGACATATCCGTTGCCTTTTTTCGAGAAGAAGTCATGCTGCTTAGTGTGGGTACTGATACCATTCTGAACTATCGGGTTGATCTCTTCCTCGTCGAATAGCGGATCATGGCCCAGATTCATCATAGCTTTATTGGCATTGTATCTAAGGAAGGTCTTAACCTCTTCCACTAGTCCGATGGGAGCATAGATCTGCTCGGTATAACGTTCTTCATTCTCATGCAGCAGTCTAAGGAGGTCAACGAGCTGCTGGTGAAGCTCGCGTTGCTCGTCCTCTGGAAGCCCGTCAAAGATCTCCTGCGCCAGTACACCGACATATACCCCATGGATGCTCTCATCCCGAAGAATAAGGTCGATAATCTCACCGCTGCAAGTCATTTTGCCCTGGCCGGCCAGATAAAGCGGGTAGAAGAAGCCGCTATAGAACAAGTAGCTCTCGAGCAGCACGGAGGCTGCCATAGCAAGGTATAGGTCTTTGGGTGAGTCTATTTTTTTGTAATATTGCGATATCGTCTCCGCTTTGAACTGCAGGTATGGGTTCTCTTCTACCCAGCTGAATACACTGTCAATCTCCTCCGTGGAGGACAAAGTGGTGAAAATGCTGCTGTACGATTTGGCGTGGATCTGTTCCATCATGCCCATAAAGCCAAGCACAGCCTTGCGCTGAAGGCCTTCGACATGCTCCATAATCTGCGGCATACCTACTCCGCCTTGAATCGTATCCAGCAGTGTCAGGCCGCCGAGCACTTTCATATAGGAGTCCTTTTCTTGCTCACTAAGCGTGAGCCAGGACATTTTATCATCGGATAATGGAATTTCATCGTCCGTCCAGAATTGCATAATGTTCTGATTCCAGAACATCAATGAGAAATCGTCGTCGGGACGGTTCCAGTTTACGGCTTGGATAGCGGTCATAATATGGCAATCTCCTTTTCTGCGGCTATAGCCTTCCAGTTAGATCGAGCAGGTGAGGCATTCCTCGACGGACAGCTTTTTGGTCCGGGTGTAATACAGCGACTTCAGGCCTTTATGCGCCGCATACAGATAGGAGCGGGCCAGTTCTCTGGTTGATACATCGCTGTTCACATGCAGAACAGTCGAGATGCCCTGGTCGATATGGGGCTGAATTTCCGCGATCAGATCGATCACCTTGAACTGATCCATTTGGTAAGCCGATTTATAGAAAAATACATTATCTGGACGCAGGTACGGCATCGGATAGTAAGTCGTTGAATTGGCATATGTCCGTGTTTCAATCTGCTCTACAATAGGCATAACGCTTGAAGTGGCATTTTGAATATAGGAAATGCTGGCTGTTGGCGCAATCGCCAATCGGTAAGCATGGTACAGGCCATTTGCTTTTACTGCATCCCGCAGTTGTTCCCAGTCCGAAGGGGATGGGATGAAAATATCTCCGAACAGCTCTTGTACTCTTGGCGTTACAGGGCGGTAATCTGTTGTCAGATAACGCTCAAAATAAACTCCTGTAGCATAATCAGAGGCCTCAAATCCATGGAAAGAGTGGCCGCTTGCGGCAGCGATCTCCATGCTTTTCTCCAGGGAATGGTAGTTCATGGTCATGAAAAAGGTCCGGGCAAAATCGCGAGCCTGTTCGCTCTCATAAGCAATCTTGTTCTTGGTCAGATAGCCGTGAAGATTCATCACGCCAAGTCCGACCGAGTGCATCTCTTTATTGGCCTTGGCTACGCCTGGGGCATTGGAGATGCTGGTCATATCGCTGACAGCGGTCAGGGCGATCATACCTTCATGTACCGATTCACGGATTTTGCCATGCTCCATCACGTTGACAATGTTCAAAGAAGCCAGATTGCAGCTTACATCACGGCGGATGGTATCCTCCTGCCCGTAATCATTAATCTCTGAAGTCTCCTGCAGCTGGAAGATTTCCGTGCAGAGGTTGGACATTTTGATCTGTCCGACATTTTTCAGGGCATGGGCCGCATTGGCATTGCTCTTGTTCATAATATATGGATAGCCAGATTCCAGCTGGATCATGGCGATTTTGGTCAGCATATCCCGCGCGCTCATGGCTTTTCTCTTTTTGACACGAGGATCGGCTAAAAGCTTATCGTACATATCATCCAAATCCATGTCATCAAGATGCGTGCCGTAGGCCTTGTACACACTGTAAGGGGCAAATACATGCAGCGGTTCATTGTCCTTCGCCAGTTTATAGAAGCGATTTGGAATAATCAGGCCGATGGACAGGGTTTTGAGCCTTGTTTTTTCGTCGGCGTTGATCTTCTTGCTGTCGAGAAATTCAAGAACATCCCAGCCAAAAATGTTGTAGTAGGCGGCTCCAGAGCCTTTACGTTGACCCATCTGGTCAGCATAGGAGAAGCCGTCTTCCATCAGCTTGAGCACAGGTATAATGCCCTTAGCCGCATCTTCGACACCCTTGATGGTCTCTCCGCGGGAACGGAGCTTGGACAGGTTGACAGCCACGCCACCGCCGATCTTCGATAGCTGCATGCAGGTATTGAGCACATAGTTGATCGAATTAAGCGAGTCGTCCATTTCGATCAGGAAGCAGGAGACAAGCTCACCGCGCCGGCTCTTGCCGGCATTCAAGAAGGTAGGCGTCGCTGGCTGCAGGCGCTGCTCCATCATCGAACGGGCAAGCATGCCGGCAGTAGCGGCGTTCCCGCGTCCTAGGTGAAGGGCAACTGCCGCCACACGGTCCGGATAATGCTCCAGATATTGCTTGCGGTCATTGCTTTTTACAGCGTAATCCGTATAGAACTTCGAAGCTGCCATATAGGATGGAAAGCTGAAGTTGTAAGAATGGGTAATTTGGTAGACTTCTTCAATCTCAGCCAAGCTGTACTGTTCGTAAAAATTTTCGTAGAAATCCTGTTCAATCATATAATCAACCTTGGCTTTTGTATTCTCAAAAACCAAGCTCCGCCGTTCTACATCCCGCATAAATTCGGCTACTGCCTCAAGGTCTTTATCCAATTGAAAGAAACCAGTTTCGTCTCTCTTCATCAACATGTTGTTTAGTTCAATATGCCGCAACTCGGCTCACCTCCTGTTTAATTCGTTCTACATCGCCAAATGTGCCCGATAGCTCAAATTTACCGATAACCGGTACGTTGTACCGATCTGCAATCAAGTCTGCGCTATGTGCGAACAGCTCGCCCCAGTTCTTGTTGCCGCTGGCGGCGATGCCTTTCAAATTGGAATAATTGTTCTTCAAAAAAATAGACACCTTCTCTGGAATCTGTCCAAAGCCGGTGGTATATGTAATAAGCACGTAGGGCTCATCAATGGTCATATGCTCTTCAATCTGCACAGCTGGCAGCTTA
This Paenibacillus sp. FSL R5-0345 DNA region includes the following protein-coding sequences:
- a CDS encoding spore germination protein, with the translated sequence MKSSETGRLSNRLKTNIDQLYGLLGESSDVVIKELQIEENTHISLVYIDGLVDTQVLHNSILYSLQEHIPYEQLGKLEPEQKIEIIKKQILIAGDLTVIVDFSQFVHELLSGSIMLLLDGTSTTLRIGLPGWEDRNVGEPSSQTVVRGPMEGFTENLRTNTALIRRKIKDSHLWLETVQIGRVTQTSVSIMYLSNIANKDLVQEVKRRLNKIDTDSILESGYIEEFIQETAVTPFPTVYNSDRPDTIAAGILEGKVAILVDGTPFVLLVPTFFVAFFQSAEDYYQRADIGTLLRLVRFISFFITLLAPSLYVAITTYHQEMIPTNLVISLAAQRESVPFPAFVEALIMEMTYEILREAGVRIPKNIGQAISIVGTLVIGQAAVAAGFISSAMVIIVSLTAISSFVIPETGMSIAARMIRFVLIGLAGFIGLYGILFGIFIIVLHLSSLRSFGMPYMSPLGPYNSKDLKDSIFRFPWPLLKTRPVENKTQNLFRQSRTSDEESKK
- a CDS encoding Ger(x)C family spore germination protein; the protein is MNKKLVRGVLQLMIALQFTLVLSGCWERKELNEVAFVLGIGIDKAEKGYTVSMQVVIPSAISSQSTGGGGGTGVPVVVYKFTVPTFYDAQRMLNLDSSRTSYLGHIRVLVIGEELARSGVGEILDVFKRSREPRMDFYVLVARGTTASDVLNVLTPMDKLPANKLFSSLDNSYKDSAKTVAVTLDDFIENLLSQGENPVLTGVEVMGNPKDGEEKSNVERTMPKARLEYHTVAVFRKDKLIGWLNEGETIGYNYINDKVTAHSGPIAGEDGKPIVIEAIQASTKRKVKIIDGEPHIYLNVKALCNIEEVHSTENLESESTIRRLEKETEERIVERMQYTVEQVNNRFNVDIMGFGQSIYHDSPKAWAKLQHKKGGDYLKSLPIHYSASVVINRVGLTDNSFLEQIKE
- a CDS encoding SDR family NAD(P)-dependent oxidoreductase; this encodes MSINRFESKVVIITGAGTGIGKATALRVAREGGTVVVANRSDAGANTVEEIKALGGEAMFVRSDVSLEADCKNIVDQTLAAYGKIDCLYNNSAITGDNTDVIDYDPLLFQKVIQTNLTSQFYMLHYTLPHMKSGASVLNCSSLHGIFIGMANDAAYSASKHAIVGMTKSVAKEVGHRNIRVNALCPGPIPTPTMNRYEKLLSDDVEMLQSLIASGTALGRYGTPEEVAAFACFLLSDEASFITGTAHVIDGGYSATK
- the nrdF gene encoding class 1b ribonucleoside-diphosphate reductase subunit beta, which translates into the protein MTAIQAVNWNRPDDDFSLMFWNQNIMQFWTDDEIPLSDDKMSWLTLSEQEKDSYMKVLGGLTLLDTIQGGVGMPQIMEHVEGLQRKAVLGFMGMMEQIHAKSYSSIFTTLSSTEEIDSVFSWVEENPYLQFKAETISQYYKKIDSPKDLYLAMAASVLLESYLFYSGFFYPLYLAGQGKMTCSGEIIDLILRDESIHGVYVGVLAQEIFDGLPEDEQRELHQQLVDLLRLLHENEERYTEQIYAPIGLVEEVKTFLRYNANKAMMNLGHDPLFDEEEINPIVQNGISTHTKQHDFFSKKGNGYVRALNVEPLKDEDFQF
- the nrdE gene encoding class 1b ribonucleoside-diphosphate reductase subunit alpha translates to MRHIELNNMLMKRDETGFFQLDKDLEAVAEFMRDVERRSLVFENTKAKVDYMIEQDFYENFYEQYSLAEIEEVYQITHSYNFSFPSYMAASKFYTDYAVKSNDRKQYLEHYPDRVAAVALHLGRGNAATAGMLARSMMEQRLQPATPTFLNAGKSRRGELVSCFLIEMDDSLNSINYVLNTCMQLSKIGGGVAVNLSKLRSRGETIKGVEDAAKGIIPVLKLMEDGFSYADQMGQRKGSGAAYYNIFGWDVLEFLDSKKINADEKTRLKTLSIGLIIPNRFYKLAKDNEPLHVFAPYSVYKAYGTHLDDMDLDDMYDKLLADPRVKKRKAMSARDMLTKIAMIQLESGYPYIMNKSNANAAHALKNVGQIKMSNLCTEIFQLQETSEINDYGQEDTIRRDVSCNLASLNIVNVMEHGKIRESVHEGMIALTAVSDMTSISNAPGVAKANKEMHSVGLGVMNLHGYLTKNKIAYESEQARDFARTFFMTMNYHSLEKSMEIAAASGHSFHGFEASDYATGVYFERYLTTDYRPVTPRVQELFGDIFIPSPSDWEQLRDAVKANGLYHAYRLAIAPTASISYIQNATSSVMPIVEQIETRTYANSTTYYPMPYLRPDNVFFYKSAYQMDQFKVIDLIAEIQPHIDQGISTVLHVNSDVSTRELARSYLYAAHKGLKSLYYTRTKKLSVEECLTCSI
- the nrdI gene encoding class Ib ribonucleoside-diphosphate reductase assembly flavoprotein NrdI: MLVAYDSKTGNVKRFIGKLKLPAVQIEEHMTIDEPYVLITYTTGFGQIPEKVSIFLKNNYSNLKGIAASGNKNWGELFAHSADLIADRYNVPVIGKFELSGTFGDVERIKQEVSRVAAY